The Candidatus Omnitrophota bacterium genome contains a region encoding:
- a CDS encoding AAA family ATPase yields the protein MKNIKRILDIKLPRRQSAFLWGARKTGKTTYLKERFPDSVVFDFLKSDLFLEISKHPSLLRERLLAKEKSELRGPVILDEVQKVPQALDEVHWLIENTDLSFILCGSSARKLKRGHANLLGGRAWRYELFPLVSREIGKIDLLRALNHGLIPTHYLQNDEDCKKSLKAYVQDYLREEVFAEGLTRNIPAFSRFFDAFGYSHGHITNYCNIARDCGVDSKTVKEYYRILEDTMLAVRIEPFKKRQSRKVITKASKYYMFDVGVSGYLTNRYLSEEKGEEFGKAFEHFMLMEILAYRSYVSKDFAINFWRTKTGLEVDFVLGSGEVAVEIKGSARVDKKDTSGLDAFISEYSPRRSIIACNEKDKRRHGKIDVLPWEIFLQQLWEGKIL from the coding sequence ATGAAAAACATAAAAAGGATATTGGATATAAAGCTTCCGCGGCGGCAATCCGCATTTTTATGGGGAGCGAGAAAAACAGGTAAGACCACCTATCTTAAGGAGAGGTTTCCGGATAGTGTCGTATTTGATTTTTTGAAGTCGGACTTATTTCTGGAGATTTCGAAGCATCCATCTTTGTTACGCGAACGGTTGCTCGCGAAGGAAAAGTCGGAACTTAGAGGGCCTGTGATACTCGATGAAGTGCAGAAGGTTCCTCAGGCTCTGGATGAGGTGCATTGGCTCATAGAGAATACAGATTTGAGTTTTATTCTTTGCGGTTCAAGCGCGAGAAAACTCAAAAGAGGGCACGCTAATCTGCTTGGCGGAAGGGCGTGGCGGTACGAGCTCTTTCCGCTCGTCAGTAGAGAGATAGGTAAGATAGATCTTTTGCGCGCTTTGAATCATGGTCTTATCCCCACGCATTATCTACAGAATGACGAGGATTGCAAAAAATCCCTTAAGGCTTACGTTCAGGATTATTTGCGGGAGGAAGTCTTTGCCGAAGGCCTGACGCGAAATATTCCCGCTTTCTCAAGATTCTTCGATGCTTTTGGATATTCGCATGGGCATATAACAAACTATTGCAATATTGCCCGCGATTGCGGCGTTGATTCAAAAACGGTTAAAGAGTACTATCGGATACTTGAAGACACTATGCTGGCTGTAAGGATAGAACCGTTCAAAAAAAGGCAATCCCGTAAGGTTATAACTAAGGCATCGAAATATTATATGTTCGATGTGGGGGTTTCCGGATACCTTACCAATAGGTATTTATCGGAAGAGAAGGGCGAGGAATTTGGCAAGGCATTCGAACATTTTATGCTTATGGAGATCCTTGCGTATAGATCCTATGTGAGTAAGGACTTTGCGATAAATTTTTGGAGAACAAAAACAGGGCTTGAGGTGGATTTTGTGTTGGGATCGGGAGAAGTTGCCGTAGAGATAAAAGGATCGGCCCGGGTTGATAAAAAGGACACCAGCGGCTTGGACGCGTTTATCAGCGAATATTCTCCTAGAAGAAGTATTATTGCCTGCAATGAAAAGGATAAGAGGCGTCATGGCAAGATAGACGTATTGCCATGGGAAATTTTCCTGCAACAGCTTTGGGAAGGTAAGATTCTGTAA
- a CDS encoding ATP-binding protein, with protein MIERIKLKENVQEALRRSRAVVLLGPRQCGKTTLARELADTASANYFDLEDPETAMRLDNAKSALGHLNGLVVIDEVQRRPELFPVLRVLLDRKPLPAKFLILGSASPELLRQSSETLAGRIEIIVMGGFSLDEVGSKQSSRLWLRGTFPLSFLAKNDSDSFLWRKSFIQTFLERDLRQQGIAVPIIALHRFWTMLAHSHGQIWNAATFAGSLGVSEPTIRRYLDILSGVFMMRQLQPWHANIKKRQVKAPKIYIRDTGILHSLLGIRTMGDLSANPKFGASWEGYVIEEVINAVEPDDVYFWATHNGAEIDLVFRKKGQMYGVECKRADAPAIMPSMRIALHDLKLSRIAVVYPGKQRYSLHKQVEVIPLETVIGGMKGMFGKK; from the coding sequence ATGATCGAGAGAATAAAGCTTAAAGAAAATGTCCAGGAGGCGTTAAGGAGAAGCCGCGCCGTCGTTTTATTAGGGCCCCGCCAATGCGGGAAGACAACTCTGGCACGCGAACTCGCCGATACTGCATCTGCTAATTATTTTGATCTCGAAGATCCTGAAACTGCCATGCGGCTGGACAATGCCAAGTCAGCCTTGGGCCATTTGAATGGCCTTGTGGTTATTGATGAGGTGCAACGGCGTCCAGAGCTATTTCCTGTTCTCCGGGTTCTCCTTGATAGAAAACCTTTACCTGCCAAATTTCTTATCTTAGGAAGTGCCTCCCCCGAACTCTTGAGACAATCTTCTGAAACCCTGGCCGGGCGCATCGAAATAATTGTTATGGGTGGGTTTAGTCTTGATGAAGTTGGGAGTAAACAGTCCTCTCGTCTTTGGCTGCGCGGGACATTTCCATTATCGTTTTTAGCAAAGAACGATTCCGACAGTTTTTTATGGCGCAAGAGCTTCATTCAAACATTCCTTGAGAGGGACCTTCGGCAACAGGGTATTGCTGTGCCGATAATTGCATTGCATAGATTTTGGACAATGCTGGCACATAGCCATGGGCAGATATGGAATGCTGCTACTTTTGCCGGTTCCTTGGGGGTCAGCGAGCCCACTATACGCAGGTACCTGGATATTCTTTCCGGAGTATTTATGATGCGGCAATTGCAGCCTTGGCACGCTAATATTAAAAAGCGGCAGGTCAAAGCGCCAAAAATTTATATTCGCGATACAGGCATACTGCATAGCCTCTTAGGTATAAGAACTATGGGTGATCTATCGGCCAATCCGAAATTTGGTGCTTCATGGGAGGGTTATGTTATAGAGGAGGTTATTAATGCTGTTGAGCCGGATGATGTTTATTTCTGGGCCACTCACAATGGCGCGGAAATTGATCTGGTATTTAGAAAGAAAGGACAAATGTATGGCGTTGAGTGTAAGAGAGCCGACGCTCCGGCAATAATGCCTTCCATGAGGATAGCCCTGCATGATTTAAAGCTATCGCGCATCGCTGTGGTGTATCCGGGAAAACAAAGGTATTCACTGCACAAGCAAGTCGAGGTTATCCCGCTTGAAACAGTTATTGGCGGGATGAAAGGGATGTTCGGGAAAAAATAG
- a CDS encoding nucleotidyl transferase AbiEii/AbiGii toxin family protein, translating into MDILQKHEILEIETLDSMNSGKFLDPLVFGGGTMLRLCYELNRYSVDLNFWFVKKTDPGAYFEKLKKHLEQRYELTDAKLTYYTILLELRVKGYPKKLKIEIRKEMKPCDIEERIAFSKFASKQVILKVHTLEQMMKNKIEAALERHEIRDFYDMEFMARKGVAIKASRGDSEKLLKLMSSFKAADFSVTLGSLLEPDARRYYMSNKFSFLREKILARY; encoded by the coding sequence ATGGATATATTGCAAAAACATGAGATATTAGAAATTGAAACTCTTGACAGCATGAATAGCGGCAAGTTTCTCGATCCGCTGGTATTCGGAGGCGGCACTATGCTCAGGCTGTGCTATGAGCTGAACCGCTATTCCGTTGATCTGAATTTCTGGTTTGTGAAAAAAACCGACCCCGGGGCATATTTCGAAAAGCTCAAAAAGCACCTGGAACAGCGCTATGAATTGACCGATGCCAAATTAACATATTATACGATTTTACTGGAATTGCGCGTCAAAGGTTATCCCAAAAAGCTCAAAATAGAGATAAGAAAAGAGATGAAGCCCTGTGATATAGAAGAGAGGATCGCCTTTTCAAAGTTCGCCTCAAAACAGGTGATATTAAAGGTGCATACTTTAGAGCAAATGATGAAAAATAAAATAGAAGCCGCTTTGGAGCGTCATGAAATAAGAGATTTCTATGATATGGAGTTTATGGCGAGAAAAGGAGTGGCCATCAAAGCCTCCCGCGGTGATTCGGAGAAACTGCTCAAGCTCATGAGCTCCTTTAAGGCCGCGGATTTCAGTGTAACTCTTGGCTCATTACTTGAACCGGATGCCAGAAGGTATTATATGTCGAACAAGTTTTCTTTCCTTCGCGAAAAGATTTTAGCTCGCTATTGA
- a CDS encoding type II toxin-antitoxin system PrlF family antitoxin → MKTLDRGRYYVSHITSKGQTTIPRMVREMLGLKEGSEIAFKPANHGFMLVRVTTTIKEENPYTSKEWKKIEKLASAKGKTFHSADAAIKHLHKA, encoded by the coding sequence ATGAAGACACTAGACAGGGGCCGTTACTATGTTTCACACATAACGTCAAAGGGCCAGACTACCATACCGAGGATGGTGCGGGAGATGCTTGGCCTAAAGGAAGGCTCGGAAATCGCTTTCAAGCCTGCTAACCACGGGTTTATGCTCGTAAGAGTCACGACGACTATAAAAGAAGAGAATCCCTATACGTCGAAAGAATGGAAGAAGATAGAAAAGCTCGCTTCCGCCAAGGGCAAGACGTTCCATAGCGCGGATGCCGCCATAAAGCACCTCCATAAGGCATAG
- a CDS encoding HEAT repeat domain-containing protein — MKSIKQVLAFVILIVFSFSNISFASEISSFKLSPPSSFSSLNGEEFKDAAQIMMGVKKERKRKSPFKKAIPIVLATVTAIGGYSHSAKAGESPRPLAQEPAPQLYENKEMMIRYHIRRLSADDEKIREDAITSIINIGKEAVPALIEMILKDKDCGIREFSASDQLKSAADMKAQGHVIIVKQYQNIQYDSNNNVIYNEFLLSWTMPNYGGMRGADIVVIRNGKNVIFRVLLTEDADIKGLTAIKEAVVSKKVQDYIAKDRSGNIKLDLARLTGLDVNQFKALGISNAYDNRVVQNSAILALGRIGDRQTIPFLVKILQEDKDAGIREAAKEAIKEIKKANAAKPAPQAVTKPATQPVSKPRAQAKMSRYSKPSDDDIRLMVSRIKEAGVEIFIPKSQFPGNTTGRYRAIIESIGGSLRVYQYVEDLQTMIKTPAKSIIMTSGISDVDAGILRLLKDQASELRLMNFAKMDDIDKMTSDELDNYEADIFSILLLTRVITPEDFQDKGSPTYRMLSHLLEDYMPEELSVENYIEGIVTNADRLIKTILKALPITVYRAMRQSVEVLWSA, encoded by the coding sequence ATGAAGTCTATAAAACAAGTATTGGCGTTTGTTATTTTAATTGTCTTTTCTTTTTCGAATATTTCCTTTGCGTCGGAGATCAGTTCCTTTAAATTGTCTCCGCCAAGCAGCTTCTCGAGTCTTAATGGTGAAGAATTCAAAGATGCTGCCCAGATCATGATGGGCGTGAAAAAAGAGCGGAAAAGAAAAAGCCCATTTAAAAAAGCCATACCAATAGTTCTCGCGACTGTTACAGCCATAGGCGGATATAGCCATAGTGCAAAGGCAGGGGAAAGTCCGCGTCCGCTTGCGCAAGAGCCTGCGCCTCAATTGTACGAAAACAAAGAGATGATGATAAGGTATCATATAAGAAGATTAAGCGCTGATGACGAGAAGATACGTGAGGATGCGATAACTTCCATTATTAACATTGGCAAGGAAGCAGTCCCAGCTCTCATTGAAATGATACTGAAAGACAAAGATTGCGGCATTCGAGAATTCTCGGCTTCGGATCAGCTTAAATCTGCTGCGGATATGAAGGCGCAGGGCCATGTAATTATAGTTAAACAATACCAGAATATACAATATGATAGTAATAACAATGTTATATACAATGAATTCTTATTATCTTGGACAATGCCGAATTACGGTGGTATGCGAGGGGCGGATATCGTAGTTATAAGAAATGGCAAAAATGTGATATTCAGGGTATTACTCACAGAAGACGCGGATATTAAGGGCTTGACGGCGATAAAAGAGGCAGTAGTGAGCAAAAAAGTCCAGGACTACATTGCGAAAGACAGATCCGGAAATATTAAGTTGGATCTTGCCAGGCTTACAGGATTGGATGTTAATCAGTTTAAGGCCCTGGGCATTAGTAACGCATATGATAATAGAGTTGTTCAAAATTCCGCTATCCTGGCTCTGGGCAGGATAGGCGACAGACAGACAATCCCGTTTCTCGTCAAAATACTGCAAGAAGATAAAGATGCTGGCATTCGTGAAGCCGCAAAAGAAGCCATCAAAGAAATCAAAAAAGCGAATGCCGCCAAACCTGCTCCTCAAGCCGTTACGAAGCCCGCAACCCAACCGGTATCAAAGCCGCGGGCACAAGCTAAAATGAGTAGATATAGTAAGCCCTCTGATGACGATATTCGTTTAATGGTTTCCCGCATAAAAGAGGCAGGGGTGGAAATATTTATTCCGAAATCGCAGTTCCCGGGCAATACTACAGGCCGATACAGAGCGATAATTGAATCAATTGGCGGCAGCCTAAGAGTCTATCAGTATGTCGAAGACTTGCAAACAATGATAAAAACTCCCGCAAAATCCATAATCATGACAAGCGGTATTAGCGATGTCGATGCCGGAATTTTACGGTTATTGAAAGACCAGGCCTCTGAACTCAGGCTCATGAATTTTGCGAAAATGGACGATATAGACAAAATGACTTCTGATGAACTCGATAATTATGAAGCCGATATATTTAGCATTTTACTTCTCACCAGAGTCATAACGCCGGAAGACTTTCAGGACAAGGGAAGTCCGACCTATCGTATGCTTTCCCATCTTTTGGAGGACTATATGCCGGAAGAGCTGTCAGTCGAGAATTACATAGAAGGCATAGTTACCAACGCGGATAGATTGATAAAGACGATATTAAAAGCCTTGCCAATAACCGTATACAGGGCAATGAGACAATCAGTTGAAGTCCTCTGGTCCGCGTAG
- a CDS encoding radical SAM protein: MHRCKLKRIKDKISNLRAKPKRFSLALLFNVYKRILFKTVAAILAVTFIALDIAWAYPPEHNDANSTLAVPSGLQQVPIAEHAARFQQSIFSQAELLGSVCSIGKYLLEDNLPIKYLEQVMTAELGKAVGGIDLSRVVVKNDAVLIPCKIKNKKRVVQIALRSNVASKNLIGYEWFVSDRYVVKELPENYGGSWAIMTTSALTVETRVGEKKPTDSPQAPKWNMDELVDLLGAKPYLDSSIIASRLGIDIEELIKLYRRINSQPKLRQFIIRAAKSVNPGFMNELKMVSEDPDRLSKIVKGELVYPMILELHPGKVCPSSCVMCGSVGFKYEGTEKSWPVLTLSRMKELAKEFADNGGRQLWISGGQEPFIHTGTANVVEYAAKEIGLETHVFNNGISLRQDDFDKVLNAAWVRFSINGATKETYKAVHGVDQFDRVISKVKAFVKRRNEIGSKCKIGISFILVPENYKDLVEMAKLANEIGVDFFFAVRFFPDQKNERPGNFKKVRMFTEQEALEIIRMSQELKKLKEDGKFPNMNYATPGMDIETLTGEKLYDIEDAEATTCRARLLKLGVNPFGRTYYCEYAEHPQNARKDLETGNLAVEDLRSVIARSMKKENTYDGDRCPFCLYHERNLNVVLGKLIKDGNDGVCLEDQPLIGTDTAEAREGPKVAISAPVTEISVQGKTFSIKAISRATKLLAVPVITITLSYFFSDFYASLFVVKSFTWKATIAATIIGGITLGAGNYMAQTARGESINWTKTWKWAVVGAILIGPLTYGIWFPYLWRLTQGADILFPLIDLGLYASLVFIPLEFLAQKYFVSKGEPTPGFWSAVKSSLRVSGLNFVWFFPIQLIGLAVKSDCIVLFDANAGIIWAGILVYLLESWKMLADRKQVETKKPAIAAVADGMTEEHKNTEIKQITLDPEFHGNEFMPPPVAENKATQLFNLVESVLNNERVKFIETGNKINASLDKDMTVTEIREKVERAISIIEVLEQEKVSAETKAAIESLKKNFAQFEADGGVASLIILARRAARENQKLIIGLETDWIPGLSVKSSLQKQALSALMKEIDEIAGALRSMGLDNIEIIHGSGGDLAGLLTKAAKDSNANMHNIVVMASVNTINSASFEPLRNAPENDRPFLAGIDPTELIRFYEEFGEATTKQLYIRLTSLLYTSLELAAGKEPPQLQIIVSYDKKMRIVIFLPRAEPKDYEILKNTYAAEKTALQAA, from the coding sequence ATGCATAGATGTAAACTAAAACGTATAAAAGACAAAATTTCGAATTTACGCGCCAAACCGAAACGATTCAGTTTGGCGCTTTTGTTTAATGTTTATAAAAGAATTTTGTTTAAAACAGTTGCTGCTATCTTAGCAGTTACCTTTATCGCGCTGGATATAGCATGGGCGTATCCACCCGAACATAATGACGCTAACTCTACACTTGCCGTCCCTTCTGGTTTACAACAGGTGCCCATAGCCGAGCACGCCGCAAGATTTCAACAATCGATATTTTCCCAGGCCGAGTTATTAGGCTCCGTCTGCAGTATTGGTAAATATTTATTAGAAGACAACCTGCCCATCAAATATTTGGAACAAGTCATGACAGCAGAGCTCGGCAAGGCCGTGGGAGGTATAGACTTATCACGAGTAGTGGTTAAAAATGATGCTGTGTTGATCCCCTGCAAGATTAAAAATAAAAAACGCGTTGTGCAGATAGCGTTAAGGAGCAACGTTGCCTCTAAGAACTTGATTGGTTATGAGTGGTTCGTGTCTGATAGATATGTTGTAAAAGAGTTGCCCGAAAATTATGGGGGATCGTGGGCGATAATGACAACGTCCGCGTTAACAGTTGAGACAAGAGTAGGAGAGAAAAAACCCACGGATTCGCCACAAGCGCCAAAATGGAACATGGACGAGCTGGTTGATCTTTTGGGGGCAAAACCATATTTGGATAGCTCGATCATCGCTTCTCGGCTAGGGATAGATATAGAAGAGCTCATTAAGCTTTACAGGCGTATCAATTCTCAACCCAAATTACGGCAGTTCATAATCAGAGCTGCCAAGTCTGTGAATCCTGGTTTTATGAATGAGCTCAAGATGGTGTCGGAAGATCCAGACAGATTGTCCAAAATAGTTAAAGGAGAATTGGTTTATCCAATGATATTGGAATTGCACCCCGGTAAAGTATGCCCAAGCTCCTGTGTTATGTGTGGCTCCGTCGGATTTAAATATGAAGGGACAGAAAAGAGCTGGCCTGTATTAACCTTGTCAAGAATGAAAGAATTAGCTAAGGAGTTTGCTGACAATGGAGGTCGGCAGCTTTGGATTTCCGGTGGGCAAGAACCATTTATTCATACAGGTACAGCAAATGTCGTAGAATATGCCGCAAAAGAGATAGGGCTGGAAACGCATGTTTTTAATAACGGTATTAGCTTAAGGCAAGACGACTTTGATAAAGTGCTCAATGCGGCGTGGGTACGGTTTAGTATAAATGGCGCTACGAAAGAAACGTACAAGGCTGTGCATGGTGTAGACCAATTTGATAGAGTGATTTCAAAGGTTAAGGCTTTTGTTAAAAGAAGGAATGAGATTGGGTCGAAATGCAAGATAGGTATATCGTTCATTCTTGTTCCAGAAAATTACAAAGACCTTGTTGAAATGGCCAAATTGGCAAACGAAATAGGCGTGGACTTCTTTTTCGCCGTCAGATTTTTCCCGGATCAAAAAAACGAGCGCCCGGGTAACTTTAAAAAAGTTAGAATGTTTACTGAGCAAGAAGCCCTTGAGATAATACGGATGTCTCAAGAGCTAAAAAAGTTGAAGGAAGATGGCAAGTTTCCGAACATGAATTATGCTACGCCGGGAATGGACATAGAAACGCTTACCGGAGAAAAGTTATATGATATAGAGGACGCCGAAGCGACAACTTGCAGGGCACGACTTCTGAAATTGGGCGTCAATCCTTTTGGCAGGACATATTACTGTGAATATGCAGAACATCCGCAAAATGCCAGAAAAGATCTGGAGACAGGGAATTTGGCGGTAGAGGATCTGCGCAGCGTAATAGCGCGTAGTATGAAAAAAGAGAACACATACGATGGCGACCGGTGCCCCTTCTGCCTATATCACGAGAGGAACCTTAATGTCGTTTTAGGGAAACTTATCAAGGACGGTAATGATGGTGTATGTTTGGAAGACCAGCCGTTGATTGGTACAGATACTGCTGAGGCAAGAGAAGGGCCGAAAGTTGCAATATCCGCGCCTGTAACGGAGATAAGTGTTCAGGGAAAAACTTTTAGCATAAAAGCAATTTCTCGCGCCACTAAGTTATTGGCTGTTCCGGTAATCACCATTACCCTATCTTATTTTTTCAGTGATTTTTATGCCTCCCTATTCGTAGTTAAGTCCTTTACCTGGAAGGCAACAATTGCTGCGACTATCATAGGCGGCATAACATTGGGTGCCGGTAATTATATGGCACAGACCGCAAGAGGAGAATCGATCAATTGGACCAAGACATGGAAGTGGGCAGTTGTCGGGGCGATATTGATAGGACCGCTCACTTATGGCATATGGTTCCCATATCTATGGAGGTTGACCCAAGGGGCGGATATATTATTTCCTCTCATTGACTTGGGTTTATATGCGTCGCTCGTATTTATTCCGCTTGAGTTCCTTGCACAGAAATATTTTGTTTCTAAAGGCGAGCCGACCCCGGGATTTTGGAGTGCGGTGAAGTCAAGCTTACGCGTGTCCGGATTAAATTTTGTCTGGTTCTTTCCCATCCAGTTGATAGGGCTGGCAGTCAAATCGGATTGTATAGTTCTATTTGATGCCAATGCCGGGATCATCTGGGCAGGCATTTTAGTTTATTTATTGGAGTCCTGGAAAATGTTAGCAGACCGCAAGCAGGTCGAAACAAAGAAACCGGCTATTGCGGCCGTGGCAGACGGTATGACAGAAGAACATAAGAATACTGAAATAAAACAGATAACGCTCGACCCCGAATTCCATGGCAATGAATTTATGCCGCCTCCGGTAGCAGAAAACAAAGCGACACAGCTTTTCAACCTTGTCGAGTCGGTGCTGAATAATGAGCGCGTCAAATTCATAGAAACAGGTAATAAGATTAACGCCAGTCTTGATAAGGATATGACGGTAACCGAAATAAGGGAAAAGGTTGAACGCGCCATATCGATCATTGAAGTGTTGGAGCAGGAAAAAGTTTCGGCTGAAACAAAAGCGGCAATAGAATCTTTAAAGAAAAATTTTGCCCAATTCGAAGCGGATGGCGGAGTGGCATCCCTGATCATTCTTGCCCGAAGGGCAGCCAGGGAGAACCAAAAACTCATCATAGGCCTTGAAACAGACTGGATACCGGGCCTGAGCGTAAAAAGCAGTCTGCAGAAGCAGGCATTAAGTGCGCTCATGAAAGAGATAGATGAAATCGCTGGAGCGTTGAGATCTATGGGGCTGGATAATATTGAGATCATCCATGGAAGCGGTGGCGATCTGGCCGGATTGCTGACAAAAGCCGCTAAAGACAGCAATGCTAATATGCACAACATTGTTGTCATGGCGTCGGTCAATACAATAAATTCCGCCAGTTTCGAGCCTTTAAGGAATGCGCCCGAAAACGATAGGCCGTTTCTTGCAGGCATTGACCCTACGGAACTCATTAGATTCTATGAGGAATTTGGAGAGGCGACAACTAAACAGCTTTATATAAGATTGACGAGCCTGCTTTATACGTCGCTTGAACTCGCGGCAGGTAAAGAGCCACCCCAACTTCAGATAATCGTGTCTTACGATAAAAAGATGAGGATTGTCATATTCCTGCCAAGAGCAGAACCGAAAGACTACGAGATTCTAAAAAATACCTACGCGGCTGAGAAAACAGCGCTGCAAGCGGCATAA
- a CDS encoding HD domain-containing protein — protein MIIKPNYIKTVSKLARLIDSSDACRRRHCYKVEQHSILICRGLRLPVRDVKVIKIASMLHDIGKIGIDLTVIKKPAKLTIDEWQQVRMHPDIGANIIKQLGFLNEIIPIVRHHHERFDGGGYPDPGMMGTSIPIGSRIISVADAYDAMINDRPYRKAMTKDVAVAELKRCAGTQFDPAVVNAFLSVY, from the coding sequence GTGATAATAAAACCAAACTACATTAAGACTGTCAGCAAACTCGCCCGGTTAATTGACTCCAGCGATGCCTGCAGGCGCCGGCACTGTTACAAAGTGGAGCAACATTCCATACTGATATGCAGGGGATTAAGACTTCCGGTCAGGGATGTTAAAGTAATAAAGATAGCGAGCATGCTTCATGATATAGGTAAGATCGGAATAGATCTGACTGTAATAAAAAAGCCCGCTAAATTAACTATTGACGAATGGCAGCAGGTCCGCATGCATCCGGATATAGGCGCTAACATAATAAAACAGCTGGGCTTTCTCAATGAAATAATTCCCATAGTAAGGCACCACCACGAGCGTTTTGACGGCGGCGGCTATCCCGATCCGGGCATGATGGGCACGAGTATCCCTATCGGCTCCCGCATCATATCTGTCGCGGACGCATACGATGCCATGATCAATGACAGGCCGTATCGCAAAGCCATGACGAAGGACGTCGCTGTTGCCGAATTAAAAAGATGCGCCGGCACACAATTCGACCCGGCAGTGGTAAATGCGTTTTTGAGTGTGTATTAA